A window of the Callospermophilus lateralis isolate mCalLat2 chromosome 7, mCalLat2.hap1, whole genome shotgun sequence genome harbors these coding sequences:
- the LOC143404271 gene encoding PRAME family member 12-like → MSIQSPPTLLELAGISLLSDKSRDVLDLEELPIELFPPLFVEAFSRGHTEVLKKMVQAWPFTCLPLGALMRKPQFEMIRVALEGLDMLLAHQDHPRRWKLQVLDLRNVPQNFWRMWSGAVFDACSPEDIKKNRTSKLGLAMAAKPPFKVVIDLSLSKRPLDEFLTHLFMWVRQRRHRLHLCCNRLEIIGKPTGHTRKFLRLLQLDSVQKVEVHCAWAPSTLAAFAPFLGQMRNLRKLLVSQVYVPAYTSPEEQEQLLAQLTSQLLRIDCLQKFCANAVFLLEGHLEQVLRHLKTPLETLSITNCPLSDSDWKYLSRYPNARQLRHLELRGIKLTDFSLEPLKILLHSTATTLNSLNLEACGIADSQLQALLPALSCCSQLVMLSFHGNHLSMSTLRDLLLHTARLSQLSVELYPAPLEGYDARGTIHPGRCSQLCAELTAIVRDFRQPNILVFCTVPCRRCGSKFMYNQGLIHCSCPTAA, encoded by the exons ATGAGCATCCAGTCCCCACCCACGCTGCTGGAGCTGGCAGGGATCAGCCTGTTGAGCGACAAGTCCAGGGATGTCCTGGATCTGGAGGAACTGCCCATAGAGCTCTTCCCACCACTCTTTGTGGAGGCCTTCAGCAGAGGACACACTGAGGTCCTGAAGAAAATGGTGCAGGCCTGGCCTTTCACCTGCCTTCCCCTGGGGGCCCTGATGAGGAAGCCACAGTTTGAGATGATCCGAGTGGCCCTGGAAGGGCTGGACATGCTGCTTGCTCACCAGGATCACCCCAG GAGGTGGAAACTGCAGGTGCTGGATTTGCGGAATGTTCCCCAGAACTTCTGGAGGATGTGGTCTGGAGCTGTGTTTGATGCCTGCTCACCAGAGGATATTAAGAAGAATCGAACATCGAAACTTGGTCTAGCAATGGCAGCTAAGCCACCCTTCAAGGTAGTCATAGACTTGAGCCTCAGTAAAAGACCTCTGGATGAATTCCTGACCCACTTGTTCATGTGGGTCAGACAGAGAAGGCACAGGCTGCACCTGTGTTGCAATAGGCTAGAGATCATTGGGAAACCCACCGGTCACACCAGGAAGTTCCTGAGACTGCTGCAGCTGGACTCTGTCCAGAAGGTGGAAGTGCACTGCGCCTGGGCGCCCTCCACCTTGGCTGCTTTTGCTCCTTTCTTGGGCCAGATGAGGAACCTGAGGAAGCTGCTTGTTTCCCAGGTCTATGTGCCTGCCTACACCTCCCCAGAGGAGCAGGAACAGCTGCTTGCCCAGCTAACCTCGCAGTTACTCAGGATAGACTGCCTGCAGAAGTTCTGTGCCAATGCTGTCTTCCTCCTCGAGGGCCATCTGGAACAGGTGCTGAG GCACCTGAAGACCCCCCTGGAGACCCTCTCAATAACCAACTGCCCACTGTCAGATTCTGACTGGAAATACCTTTCACGATATCCAAACGCAAGACAGCTCAGACACCTGGAACTGAGGGGCATCAAACTGACCGATTTCAGTCTGGAGCCCCTCAAAATCCTGCTGCACAGCACTGCAACCACCCTGAACAGCCTGAACCTGGAAGCTTGCGGGATCGCTGACTCCCAGCTCCAGGCCCTCCTGCCTGCCCTGAGCTGCTGCTCCCAGCTTGTGATGTTGAGCTTCCATGGGAACCACCTCTCTATGTCAACCCTGAGGGACCTGCTGCTTCACACTGCCAGGCTGAGCCAGTTGAGCGTAGAGCTGTATCCTGCCCCTTTGGAGGGCTATGATGCCCGGGGTACCATCCATCCAGGGAGATGTTCCCAACTCTGTGCTGAGCTGACAGCAATAGTGAGGGACTTTAGGCAGCCAAACATCCTTGTGTTCTGTACTGTTCCCTGTCGTCGTTGTGGCTCCAAGTTCATGTATAATCAGGGCCTCATTCACTGCTCCTGTCCAACAGCTGCCTAG